The following is a genomic window from Acidobacteriota bacterium.
CGACAAAGAGGTATAAACGATGAGAGTTGATGATTTTCCAGTAACCGTAGACGGCTTGCATGAAGAAATTTTTGATGCCAATCCGCGCCATTTCGATAATCGCGCGCTGCGTCTTGAACGCGGCCTTTATGTGATTCGCGAACGCACCAACGACAAGGTTACAAAAGTAGAACCGCCGGTTGATGAATGCGCTCGTCTCACAGATATTTATAACCATTGAACCAGGTCTTTATCGCTTTCTGTTTTCGACAATCTCAGCTTGAGCAAGACAGATTATGAATTCATCTGCGACAATTGCGGCGATGTCAATCCCCCCGACCAAATTGAAAGCCTTGCAAACCGGCGCTTATTTTGTGGCTTTTATTACGCTTGGCTTTACCACCGCCGCAATCGGTCCAACCTTGCCAAAACTGGCAAGCCATCTGCATACCGATTTAAGCGCCATCAGCAATGTTTTATTCTTTCATTCGCTCGGTTTTTTACTGGTTTCGTTTCGCGGCGGCAAATGGTATGACCGCTTGCGCGGACACCGGTTGATGGCGCTTGCGGTGTTGGCGATGGCAGCAAGCATGGTTTTGGTGCCCTTGATGCCCACGCTCTGGGCGTTGATTGCGGTTATCCTTTTTTTAGGCGCAGCAGAAGGCTTGGTTGATACCGGAGCCAATACTTTGATTGTCTGGGTGCATGGCTCGCGGGTTGCGCCATTTTTGAACGGGCTACATTTTTTCTACGGCGTTGGCGCATTTCTTTCACCTATCATCATCGCGCAAACGCTCACCATAAAAGATGACCTTGCGGTTCCCTACTGGACGTTGGGTTTACTGGTTTTACCGGCGGCGGTTTTGTTAATCAGTGCAGCCAGTCCGCCGATTCGATCACACGCGCACAAACAAAGGGGAGAACCGGTCAATTACCGTCTGGTTTTATTAATTGCGCTTTTTCTATGTCTATATGTTGGCGCGGAAGTGAGTTTCGGAAGTTGGATTTATAGTTTCGTTTTGCAAATGAATTTGAGCAATGAAACGGTTGCTGCTTATTTAACATCGCTTTTTTGGGGGGCGCTTACAGTTGGCAGGTTGCTGGCGGTTCCGATTGCCGCGCGTGTAAAGCCACACCTGATTTTGCTTGCAGATTTGGCAGGTTGTTTAATCAGCATCTTCATTGCTCTGGTGTGGTCAGGCGTATTTGCTGCGGTGCTGATTGCAACTATCGGTCTTGGGCTTTCGATGGCTTCAATCTTTCCCTCGGTTTTTGCGCTTGCCGAAAATCGCATGAAAATCAGCGGACAGGTCACCGGCTTTTTTCTGGTTGGGGCAAGCCTCGGCGCGATGATTTTACCCTGGCTTGTCGGGCAATTATTTGAAAAGCTTGGCGCGCGGGTTTTATTGTTCGCGGTGCTTGCAGAAGTCGTTTTAGCCGTTCTGGTTTTTGCTTTAATGAATGGTTTGCCACAGCAAAAAAGCGATAGCGCAGTATGCGAGGCGAATACAGTTGCGCGATAATACTCCGGTTTGATGAATATAAAAATTTTTCCGGCTTAAAAATTTGCTGTTAATATTTACGTGTTTTTCCGAGGCGCTCTATGGGAAACCATCCCCTTCAAAATAATCGTGTTGTCGCATCAATGCCGGAATCTCAGACGTTCGATTCGCTTGATGACCTTCGCAAAGCCTATGCGACATTGCAGGCTGAAGTTGAAATACGCCGAAAAACCGAAGAGGCTTTACGCGAGAGCGAAGAATTCAAATCACGTTTAATCGAAGGCAGTCAGGATTGTATAAAAGTTTTAGACCTCGAGGGGCGTTTGCTGACGATGAATGCAGGCGGGATGACGGTTCTGGAAATTTGTGATTTTGCGCCGCTGCAATACAGTTTGTGGGTAAATTTCTGGGAAGGCGACTATCATCAAACGGCTGTCCGTGCGGTTGAATCGGCGCGGCGCGGTCAACTCGCCCGCTTTGTCGGTTTTTGCCCGACGCTGGCTGGCAATCCGAAATGGTGGGATGTCATCGTCAATCCGATTTTTGATTCTACGGGCAAACCGGAAAAAATCCTTGCGGTTTCGCGCGACATCACGCCTTATAAACGCGCTGAAATCACCTTAAAAGAAATCGTCGAGGGCACTGCCTCGGTTACCGGCAAAGATTTCTTTTATTCGATGGTGCAACATCTGGCGCAAGCTATTCCGGTCAAATACGCTCTGGTGACGGAATGTGCCGACCTGCAAAAAACCCGCGCGCGAACCCTGGCGTTTTGGAACGGCAAAGCGTTTGCGGAAAATTTTGAATACGATGTGCGCAACACCACCTGCGAAAAAGTTTATCAAGGCGAAGAGAGTTTTTATGCCACAGAGGTACAAAAGCTTTTTCCGCTTGAAACCGCACTGGCTGATTTGGGTGCGCAAAGTTATATCGGGTTGCCGCTGTATAATTCGGCGGGCGAATTCATCGGGCATCTCGCGGTACTTGATGACCAGCCGATGAATGAACCGCGCGGTCTGGATGTTTTGAAAATTTTTGCGGCGCGGGCGGCTGCCGAACTTGAACGTCAGAAAGCCGAACAGGAATTACGCAAAGCTCTGGAAGAGGTCGAGCGTTTAAAAAATCGTTTGCAGGAAGAAAACATTTACCTGCAGGAAGAGATCACCAAAGAACATAACTTTGAAGAAATCATTGGTAACCATCCAACACTGATGGCGGTGCTCAATAAAGTCGAGCAGGTTGCCCCGACCGATTCAACGGTGTTGATTCTGGGTGAAACCGGAACCGGCAAAGAGCTTTTTGCCCGCGCCATTCACAATTTAAGCGAACGAAAAAATCGCCCGCTGGTAAAAGTCAATTGCGGCGCAATTTCCGCCGGGCTGGTGGAAAGCGAACTTTTCGGACACACCAAGGGCGCATTCACCGGCGCGGTTGATAAACGCATCGGCAGGTTTGAACTCGCAGACGGCGGCACGATTTTTCTCGATGAAGTTGGTGAATTACCGTTAGAAACTCAGGTCAAACTGTTGCGCGTCTTGCAGGAAGGCGAGTTTGAACCCGTGGGCAGCAATCGCACAGTGAAGGTTAATGTGCGGGTCATTGCGGCTACGAATCGCAGTATGGAAGATGAAGTGCATGCCGGTCGTTTTCGCGCTGATTTGTATTATCGCTTGAATGTCTTTCCGATGCGTTTACCCGCTTTGCGCGAACGCATTGCGGATGTTCCGCAACTGGCAATGTTTTTCCTGTCACGGTTTGCTAGAAAATTCAATAAGCGAATAAACGCTATCGCGCCTGAAACCATGCAGATGCTGATGGATTATTCCTGGCCCGGTAACATCCGCGAACTGCAAAACATTCTGGAACGCGGTGTAGTGGTTTCGCAAAGCGCGATTCTCAATCTTGAAAAAGGCATGTTGCCGATGGCGGCTTCGACAACCGCGCTTAAAGAAACGCCTGCACAACAGGTTCAATCCGCAGTAGTAACTGCTCAATCCTCTTTGCCATCCCAACCGATGCCGCAGGTGAAATCTTCGACCGTTTCACTAAATGAAGTTGAACGTCAACACATTCTCACGGTGCTTGAGCAGGTCGGGTGGGTGATTGAAGGCGAACGCGGTGCCGCGAAAATTCTCAACCTGCACCCCAACACTTTGCGCAGTCGCATGAAAAAACTCGGCATTCAACGCCCCCGTTTTTAATTCTCGGGAATAAATTTTTCTGTTGACACATCCTTACTTTCCTTCTATTCTTCCAATGATTAATTTGAAAATGACTTTCAATTTGCACTCATAATTTGAGAGGTTTTGTATGAATTTGCTGGAAGTGCCCTATAACCTGTTTTGTCGCATCAAGAGTCTGGATGGTCCCGAAACTGAATGTCGGCGGCTGTTGGATTTAGGCATCACACCGGGCGAAGAGTTAGCCGTTGTGCAATCGGTGCCGTTTGGCGACCCGCTGGTGGTTGAAGTACGCGGTATGCGACTGGCGCTCAGACGACGCGAAGCTGCCTGGATTAGCGTGCAGTAGTGAAAACCCATCTTGGCGATTTAACCTCTCAAACGATTAACTCAAAACCCGCGAAAGCGGCACCCCCGCCATCAATTTCCGAAGACCGCCTGCTA
Proteins encoded in this region:
- a CDS encoding MFS transporter, yielding MNSSATIAAMSIPPTKLKALQTGAYFVAFITLGFTTAAIGPTLPKLASHLHTDLSAISNVLFFHSLGFLLVSFRGGKWYDRLRGHRLMALAVLAMAASMVLVPLMPTLWALIAVILFLGAAEGLVDTGANTLIVWVHGSRVAPFLNGLHFFYGVGAFLSPIIIAQTLTIKDDLAVPYWTLGLLVLPAAVLLISAASPPIRSHAHKQRGEPVNYRLVLLIALFLCLYVGAEVSFGSWIYSFVLQMNLSNETVAAYLTSLFWGALTVGRLLAVPIAARVKPHLILLADLAGCLISIFIALVWSGVFAAVLIATIGLGLSMASIFPSVFALAENRMKISGQVTGFFLVGASLGAMILPWLVGQLFEKLGARVLLFAVLAEVVLAVLVFALMNGLPQQKSDSAVCEANTVAR
- a CDS encoding sigma 54-interacting transcriptional regulator; this translates as MGNHPLQNNRVVASMPESQTFDSLDDLRKAYATLQAEVEIRRKTEEALRESEEFKSRLIEGSQDCIKVLDLEGRLLTMNAGGMTVLEICDFAPLQYSLWVNFWEGDYHQTAVRAVESARRGQLARFVGFCPTLAGNPKWWDVIVNPIFDSTGKPEKILAVSRDITPYKRAEITLKEIVEGTASVTGKDFFYSMVQHLAQAIPVKYALVTECADLQKTRARTLAFWNGKAFAENFEYDVRNTTCEKVYQGEESFYATEVQKLFPLETALADLGAQSYIGLPLYNSAGEFIGHLAVLDDQPMNEPRGLDVLKIFAARAAAELERQKAEQELRKALEEVERLKNRLQEENIYLQEEITKEHNFEEIIGNHPTLMAVLNKVEQVAPTDSTVLILGETGTGKELFARAIHNLSERKNRPLVKVNCGAISAGLVESELFGHTKGAFTGAVDKRIGRFELADGGTIFLDEVGELPLETQVKLLRVLQEGEFEPVGSNRTVKVNVRVIAATNRSMEDEVHAGRFRADLYYRLNVFPMRLPALRERIADVPQLAMFFLSRFARKFNKRINAIAPETMQMLMDYSWPGNIRELQNILERGVVVSQSAILNLEKGMLPMAASTTALKETPAQQVQSAVVTAQSSLPSQPMPQVKSSTVSLNEVERQHILTVLEQVGWVIEGERGAAKILNLHPNTLRSRMKKLGIQRPRF
- a CDS encoding ferrous iron transport protein A; amino-acid sequence: MNLLEVPYNLFCRIKSLDGPETECRRLLDLGITPGEELAVVQSVPFGDPLVVEVRGMRLALRRREAAWISVQ